The Aureispira anguillae genome contains a region encoding:
- a CDS encoding sensor histidine kinase yields MKILLNIVIIANDVDYIVGSLNTLTETYEVSYIPILDLKTLKDELEQQTIHCIVFDVQFKTIDLDKLLIIAQKAAIYMPLIAIRVDTGLIARIDLMKAGVRDCIADADLALLPLVVKREVATTCSAIALKNKENTTAHFLEHCLDVLFIHDGKTIKEVSKGGYLQLGYVDGCKLVDQVSLLELIHPEDRPLIITKEQQQNTETPVFIPNVRLLKKDGALLVADLSIVFLGFPDLWYVQAHLQAMTRQKKVVHNPLEKEQDNLLTRHVELVPGVIYQFQMFPDKSFCFPFISDRIFELSGITAQELMEDGTKLFDSMHEGDIRRFIESGYRSKVTLEEWNLDYRVRLPNDGGIRWMRGSSKPVRLSDGSTLWYGYVADITEDKKASAALRDSEEQVRTMFNHAPDAILLLDMEGVITKWNPKAEIIFGWTEKEAVGKVLHELIGPPRNYDIYRKNVEIYRKEGDGIILNQALEVRAVHKNKQEFSITMALSEMSIKGEQFFIVFLSDITQRKNAEERLKESLREKEVLLKEIHHRVKNNMQVITSLLSLQSSFIEDATIRDIFKNSQYRINSMGMVHEMLYQSEDLSKINYGNYLRHLIEGLILAMKGDLNKIDLQLDAPNVSLNIDTAIPLGLIINELVTNSLKYGFPKEQKGTIFVKLTALESPNLKLEIGDNGIGFSKLNKSSASQSLGLMLVKRLSIQLKGEIEHLEQKEGTHYVLSFQEIYPF; encoded by the coding sequence ATGAAAATTTTATTGAATATTGTAATAATTGCTAATGATGTAGATTATATTGTTGGTTCATTAAATACATTGACGGAGACATATGAAGTTTCTTATATTCCAATATTAGACCTTAAGACCTTAAAAGATGAATTGGAGCAGCAAACGATTCATTGTATTGTTTTTGATGTTCAATTTAAAACGATTGACCTAGACAAACTTCTAATCATTGCTCAGAAAGCTGCAATTTATATGCCATTGATTGCCATTAGGGTAGATACAGGTTTGATTGCTCGGATAGATTTGATGAAAGCTGGGGTACGAGATTGTATTGCTGATGCGGACTTAGCTTTATTGCCATTGGTCGTCAAAAGAGAAGTGGCTACTACTTGTAGTGCTATTGCCTTAAAAAATAAAGAAAATACAACTGCCCATTTTTTGGAGCATTGCCTTGATGTTCTATTCATTCATGATGGCAAAACAATCAAGGAGGTGAGCAAAGGAGGATATTTGCAGTTGGGTTATGTTGATGGTTGTAAATTAGTTGATCAGGTCTCATTATTGGAATTAATACATCCAGAAGATCGACCTTTAATCATTACTAAAGAACAACAACAAAATACAGAAACGCCTGTTTTTATCCCAAATGTTAGGCTGCTGAAAAAGGATGGCGCATTGCTTGTTGCTGATCTGAGTATTGTTTTCCTTGGTTTTCCTGACCTATGGTATGTTCAAGCACACCTTCAAGCGATGACAAGACAAAAAAAGGTAGTACACAACCCATTAGAGAAAGAACAGGATAACCTATTAACTCGGCATGTAGAATTAGTGCCAGGAGTGATTTATCAATTTCAGATGTTCCCTGATAAGAGTTTTTGTTTTCCATTTATAAGTGATCGTATTTTTGAATTAAGTGGTATTACGGCTCAGGAATTAATGGAAGATGGAACAAAGTTATTTGATTCTATGCATGAGGGAGACATTAGACGGTTTATAGAGTCAGGGTATCGTTCTAAAGTAACGCTAGAAGAATGGAATTTGGATTATCGAGTTAGATTACCTAATGATGGGGGTATCCGTTGGATGAGAGGTAGCTCTAAGCCTGTTCGGCTGTCTGATGGATCAACCTTATGGTATGGCTATGTTGCAGATATAACAGAGGATAAGAAGGCAAGTGCTGCATTGCGAGATAGTGAAGAACAGGTGCGTACGATGTTTAATCATGCGCCAGATGCCATCTTACTCCTAGATATGGAAGGAGTGATTACCAAGTGGAATCCAAAAGCTGAAATAATTTTTGGATGGACAGAAAAGGAGGCGGTTGGGAAAGTTTTGCATGAATTGATTGGTCCTCCACGAAATTATGATATTTATCGCAAGAATGTCGAAATTTATAGAAAAGAAGGCGATGGGATAATTTTGAACCAAGCACTAGAAGTTCGTGCCGTCCACAAAAACAAACAAGAATTTTCTATTACAATGGCGTTGTCGGAAATGAGCATCAAGGGAGAGCAGTTTTTTATTGTTTTTCTCAGTGATATTACGCAACGAAAAAATGCAGAAGAAAGGCTAAAAGAGTCTCTGAGAGAGAAAGAGGTATTGCTCAAAGAAATTCATCATCGAGTCAAAAATAATATGCAAGTCATTACAAGCTTGCTAAGTTTGCAGTCAAGTTTTATTGAGGATGCTACCATTAGAGATATTTTCAAAAATAGTCAGTATCGGATTAATTCAATGGGAATGGTACATGAAATGTTGTATCAATCAGAGGATCTTTCCAAAATTAATTACGGAAATTATTTAAGACATCTGATAGAAGGTTTGATTCTCGCTATGAAAGGCGATTTGAATAAAATTGATTTGCAATTGGACGCTCCAAATGTGTCTTTGAATATCGATACTGCTATACCACTAGGTTTGATTATCAATGAATTGGTAACCAATTCATTGAAGTATGGCTTCCCAAAGGAACAAAAGGGGACTATTTTTGTTAAACTAACGGCGTTAGAATCTCCAAATTTAAAACTGGAGATAGGGGATAATGGAATCGGCTTTTCTAAGCTTAATAAGTCTAGTGCGTCTCAATCACTAGGCTTGATGCTGGTCAAACGACTATCGATTCAGTTAAAAGGAGAAATAGAACATTTAGAGCAAAAAGAAGGAACACATTATGTGTTGTCTTTTCAAGAAATCTATCCATTTTAG
- a CDS encoding MarC family protein, whose amino-acid sequence MTLNFNEILSVSLILFSVIDIIGSIPIIIDLKKKAGGYIQSGKATLVAGILMISFLFAGESLLGLLHLDVASFAVAGAIVIFLLGLEMVLGISIFKEDETLARSASVVPIAFPLIAGAGTMTTILTLKAEYHTINILVGIILNLILVFIVLRLSNWIEKKIGRGGEAILRKVFGIILLAISIKIFRGNMFL is encoded by the coding sequence ATGACGCTAAATTTCAATGAAATCTTATCGGTTTCTTTAATTTTATTCTCTGTAATTGACATCATTGGTTCTATACCAATCATTATAGATTTAAAAAAGAAAGCAGGAGGTTATATTCAATCTGGCAAAGCAACCTTAGTTGCAGGTATCTTGATGATTTCATTTTTATTTGCTGGAGAATCCCTCTTGGGGTTGCTCCACTTGGATGTGGCCTCTTTTGCCGTTGCAGGAGCTATTGTAATATTTTTATTAGGACTAGAGATGGTTCTAGGCATTTCGATCTTCAAAGAGGATGAAACCCTAGCTCGATCTGCATCTGTTGTTCCTATTGCCTTTCCATTAATTGCAGGGGCAGGAACCATGACCACGATCTTAACGCTTAAGGCAGAATATCACACCATTAATATTCTTGTTGGAATTATCCTCAATTTAATCTTGGTATTCATCGTTTTGCGTTTGTCTAACTGGATCGAAAAAAAGATTGGTCGAGGAGGAGAAGCAATCTTAAGAAAGGTATTTGGTATTATCCTATTGGCTATCTCTATCAAAATATTTAGAGGAAATATGTTCTTATAA
- a CDS encoding metallophosphoesterase family protein, with protein sequence MKIGLLSDTHSHLDEGIFEYFKDCDQIWHAGDIGNVETADRLEAFKPLRAVYGNIDGHELRVRYPKELHFECGGITIWMTHIGGYPGKYPKYIHGRLKWYRPTLFICGHSHILKVMRDKELGTLHMNPGACGIHGFHRVKTLLRFSIINQQIKHLEAIELGLRGKIK encoded by the coding sequence ATGAAAATAGGCTTATTATCAGATACACACAGCCATTTGGACGAGGGAATATTTGAGTATTTTAAAGACTGTGACCAAATCTGGCATGCTGGAGACATTGGAAATGTTGAAACGGCTGATCGTTTAGAAGCTTTTAAGCCCCTAAGAGCAGTGTATGGCAATATAGATGGGCATGAATTGCGAGTGCGTTACCCTAAAGAATTGCATTTTGAATGCGGAGGAATTACCATTTGGATGACGCATATCGGTGGTTATCCTGGCAAGTATCCCAAGTATATTCACGGCAGACTCAAGTGGTATCGTCCAACCTTATTTATTTGTGGGCATTCTCATATCCTCAAAGTAATGCGAGACAAGGAGCTGGGAACCTTACACATGAACCCTGGGGCTTGTGGAATTCACGGCTTTCATCGAGTAAAAACCTTGCTTCGTTTTTCGATTATTAATCAGCAAATTAAACATTTGGAGGCCATAGAACTAGGACTGAGAGGAAAGATTAAATAA